A region of Pseudarthrobacter sp. NIBRBAC000502770 DNA encodes the following proteins:
- a CDS encoding lipopolysaccharide biosynthesis protein — protein sequence MIKRIAAFAGLPLLASLASFILLPIIARVGGAPAWNSLAVGQAVGAIAAIVIGLGWPLTGPAAVASQSDPITRRRLYATSFVTRFFVFVCAVPLMAAALSFTGVREQFWVAFLMACAQAAAGLTPAWYCIATGHAGRIAKYDVIPRMVATLGVIPLLFATGEIFLYPLALLLLGLAGTLWFNKDHAERTDFHGLTPRAVIREIWELRGGAGVTVAAGAYASTPVLVVQFAASTSGLAAFVSAEKLYRIGQLATAALGNSLQGWVNEFGSDHKERRRFSLLALSVLGAAGWLILALLGPWASATIFGSALAADFWTCFWFGLSFLLVCITTSTGAHWLVPAKQMRVVFSSTIAGAIVGLPAMVILAHLMGGPGGALGLAVGEIAVTLIQLRAIIRLMREPSPKDRTEEIPS from the coding sequence ATGATCAAAAGGATCGCCGCCTTCGCCGGATTGCCGCTGCTCGCCTCGCTTGCGTCGTTCATCCTCTTGCCCATCATCGCCAGGGTCGGTGGAGCACCAGCCTGGAATTCCCTGGCCGTGGGCCAGGCCGTCGGGGCAATCGCGGCCATTGTCATCGGTCTTGGGTGGCCATTGACAGGTCCTGCCGCCGTCGCCTCGCAAAGCGACCCCATTACGCGGCGCCGGCTCTACGCCACTAGTTTCGTCACCCGATTCTTTGTCTTCGTCTGCGCCGTTCCCCTTATGGCAGCCGCCCTCTCATTCACGGGCGTGCGAGAGCAGTTCTGGGTCGCTTTCCTAATGGCCTGTGCCCAAGCGGCCGCAGGGCTCACCCCGGCCTGGTACTGCATAGCGACAGGGCACGCCGGCAGGATTGCTAAATACGACGTTATTCCCCGCATGGTCGCAACCCTGGGCGTTATCCCGCTCTTGTTCGCGACCGGTGAGATCTTCCTCTACCCCCTGGCACTTCTGCTGCTTGGCCTGGCGGGAACCTTGTGGTTCAACAAGGATCACGCTGAACGGACAGACTTCCACGGGCTGACTCCCCGCGCAGTAATTCGGGAAATCTGGGAGCTGAGGGGCGGGGCAGGCGTGACCGTCGCGGCAGGAGCGTACGCCTCTACTCCGGTCCTCGTGGTGCAGTTTGCTGCCTCCACTTCCGGGTTGGCTGCGTTCGTATCAGCGGAGAAGCTGTACCGCATTGGTCAACTCGCGACTGCCGCGTTGGGTAACAGCCTCCAAGGCTGGGTCAACGAGTTCGGCTCGGACCACAAGGAGCGGCGAAGGTTCTCTCTCCTGGCTTTGTCAGTCCTGGGCGCAGCAGGCTGGCTGATCCTGGCCCTCCTGGGCCCGTGGGCCAGCGCCACCATTTTTGGGTCAGCTTTGGCGGCTGACTTTTGGACCTGTTTCTGGTTCGGCCTGTCGTTCCTCCTCGTCTGTATAACAACTTCTACGGGAGCCCACTGGCTGGTACCTGCCAAACAGATGCGGGTGGTTTTCTCCAGCACTATTGCAGGAGCCATCGTCGGGCTCCCGGCCATGGTCATCCTGGCGCATCTGATGGGCGGCCCAGGCGGGGCGCTGGGGTTAGCGGTGGGAGAAATTGCGGTGACCCTCATACAGCTGCGCGCCATCATCCGGTTGATGCGGGAGCCGTCACCGAAGGACAGGACTGAGGAAATACCGTCGTGA
- a CDS encoding GtrA family protein, giving the protein MPTPPSGTSSSAETPVEAAPAVPGMVMGLYRHPVVRFLLVGGVSFALDLGLLAILHEIFDVPLWIATPIAFIVSLVFNFLLQRLFTFRANNSGSISALKYILLVIVNILVSDLIVTGFDAVGWTYVIGKTAATILTTAWNYFLYRHWIFRRTPEETRS; this is encoded by the coding sequence ATGCCAACACCGCCGTCAGGCACGTCTTCATCAGCGGAAACCCCTGTCGAAGCTGCTCCAGCTGTTCCGGGGATGGTCATGGGGCTCTACCGGCACCCGGTGGTCAGGTTCCTGCTTGTTGGCGGCGTTTCGTTTGCCCTGGACCTCGGGCTGTTGGCCATCCTCCACGAAATTTTCGATGTCCCGCTCTGGATAGCGACTCCAATCGCGTTTATCGTGAGCCTGGTTTTCAATTTCCTTCTGCAGCGCCTGTTCACGTTCCGCGCCAACAACAGCGGCAGCATCAGTGCGCTGAAGTACATCCTGCTGGTGATCGTCAACATCCTGGTCAGCGACCTCATCGTCACTGGTTTTGATGCCGTCGGCTGGACCTACGTCATTGGCAAGACCGCTGCCACCATCCTTACGACCGCGTGGAATTACTTCCTGTACCGTCACTGGATTTTCCGGCGTACACCGGAAGAGACGCGCTCATAA
- a CDS encoding DUF2142 domain-containing protein, with protein MPYSTRPLPMPKIRTAGPRRLPPSPIRVLIVAWLIFGSIGSVWSFASPLMSVPDEPAHAIKAAAVARGQLMGTGSGVQGDPLVVQVPGYIANLNVRSCFAQHSNITADCARPIDATDRGWTAGKTSAGNYNPVYYGIVGMGSRGLSGEPAIYAMRIISSWLVGFFLAAIFAAAFSLRHFRRPVIAAAVALTPAVFFLSGSINPNALEIATTGALFLSLCAVFEQVAGRTSLQRLPLVLLTLSASLLAHTRPLSLLWLALAAIAAVLCYGFGTLMKTLAQRGFQIAMGITALSCVFALWWVFSAKSFDSLLAGAPMRAEDAAVAMLDKTVFFMVEYVGVLGWIDTMPPPGTLYTWVLGFGALLFLAYTARPVRGRWVMALLTVTVIAVPTALQASSSEKLGWIWQGRYALAMVVTLILAAGVTTRFRQFRITPWSKSMIRWGLVLGVLAHTYIFLEGLRRYTIGIQDHVNWTEMFDPRWQPPLTWQGLAVIYIALLAAGAVCLYRLLTVKRAVFSLPLAESVSAVDRA; from the coding sequence ATGCCGTATTCGACTCGCCCCTTGCCCATGCCCAAAATCAGGACTGCCGGCCCGCGCCGCCTCCCGCCGTCGCCAATCCGGGTCCTCATCGTTGCCTGGCTGATTTTCGGCTCCATTGGCAGCGTGTGGAGTTTCGCGTCCCCGTTGATGTCCGTCCCTGACGAACCCGCGCACGCCATTAAGGCTGCTGCGGTGGCGAGGGGGCAACTTATGGGTACAGGGTCCGGCGTGCAGGGCGATCCTTTGGTTGTCCAGGTCCCGGGATACATTGCGAACCTGAATGTCCGCAGTTGCTTTGCCCAGCACTCGAACATCACGGCGGACTGCGCCCGGCCGATCGACGCCACGGACCGCGGCTGGACCGCAGGAAAGACGTCTGCCGGAAACTACAATCCTGTCTATTACGGGATCGTTGGCATGGGAAGCCGGGGCCTCAGCGGGGAGCCGGCAATTTATGCCATGAGAATCATCAGCAGCTGGCTCGTCGGATTCTTCCTGGCGGCAATCTTCGCGGCCGCCTTCTCGCTTCGCCACTTCAGGCGGCCCGTCATCGCCGCCGCTGTTGCCCTGACGCCGGCCGTATTCTTCCTCTCCGGATCCATCAACCCCAATGCTCTGGAAATTGCGACCACTGGCGCCCTCTTCCTCAGCCTGTGCGCCGTCTTTGAACAAGTGGCCGGCAGGACATCACTGCAACGACTCCCGCTGGTTCTCCTTACCCTTTCAGCTTCCCTCTTGGCGCACACCCGTCCGCTTTCACTGCTGTGGCTGGCGCTTGCTGCGATCGCAGCCGTACTCTGCTACGGTTTCGGGACTCTCATGAAAACGCTGGCCCAGCGCGGCTTCCAAATAGCGATGGGCATCACTGCGTTGTCGTGCGTGTTCGCTCTTTGGTGGGTCTTCTCCGCCAAGAGCTTCGACAGCCTTCTCGCCGGCGCACCCATGCGGGCAGAAGATGCGGCCGTCGCCATGCTGGATAAGACAGTGTTCTTCATGGTCGAGTACGTCGGTGTCCTCGGCTGGATTGACACCATGCCCCCGCCGGGCACCCTGTACACTTGGGTGCTCGGGTTCGGGGCCCTGCTGTTTCTCGCCTACACGGCGCGCCCCGTGCGCGGCCGCTGGGTCATGGCCCTGCTCACGGTCACGGTCATCGCCGTGCCCACCGCCCTCCAAGCCAGTTCGAGTGAAAAGCTCGGCTGGATCTGGCAGGGCCGCTACGCACTCGCCATGGTCGTGACCTTGATTCTGGCGGCCGGGGTGACCACGCGGTTCCGCCAGTTCCGGATCACACCCTGGTCCAAGTCCATGATCCGTTGGGGCCTGGTCCTGGGCGTCCTCGCCCACACGTACATCTTCCTGGAGGGACTGCGGCGCTACACCATCGGTATTCAGGACCACGTCAACTGGACCGAAATGTTTGATCCCCGTTGGCAGCCGCCGCTGACCTGGCAGGGACTCGCGGTCATTTACATCGCACTTCTGGCCGCCGGTGCCGTGTGCCTGTACCGTCTGCTCACCGTGAAACGTGCAGTGTTCAGCCTGCCCCTTGCAGAGTCAGTATCCGCTGTGGACCGGGCGTGA
- a CDS encoding DUF2142 domain-containing protein, with amino-acid sequence MSLFLRSVRARSLPRPLPTFALLTAIFFLLFGLWSLATPLMGVPDEPAHTIKAAAVVRGQVLVEDGTSFGHGVHVRVPNYIASLHAQSCYKFNRAQAADCAAPIYVDDTFTNIGVTSAGSYNPMYYWIVGLPTLFMSGAPAIYGMRLVSALLCAVFFAAGFTALTELRRPKYAVLVAALAMTPMVLFLGGGINPNSLEIAATMAAFSGFVVVLDNRRGTRRVLPALATVAAATVVLANARQISLVWLLCALVVGVCSFRLRRVVTVFRDRRVLTAVALAVPGALLGLLWMYIAANGPANVGVAPEGIASPHPDAPLYRGFMIMLDQTYDFFPQYIGTMGWLDTPVPELVALVWGGLMIAGLVVPFCVRPLRNWTGYWVALAMLYLVPALLQTALWRGMGFIWQGRYTLPLVVVLFISVGLGLRKLRFPGGALALRISRVFFWLIVACHTLAFVYVLRRYVVGISEIANWQTLFSSPHWQPPLGWLPLTILYLLVTAVGALLLFRYLHPGSPLVKRTLSLDSGARSNSGPESGITEEITGREPAPSGTAAVAEAQMSSGESLRPGK; translated from the coding sequence GTGAGTTTATTCCTAAGAAGTGTTCGCGCGCGTTCCCTTCCCCGGCCCCTTCCCACCTTCGCTCTCCTGACTGCCATCTTCTTCCTGCTGTTTGGGCTGTGGTCCCTGGCAACACCCTTGATGGGCGTCCCCGACGAACCGGCTCACACCATCAAGGCAGCAGCCGTGGTTCGGGGGCAGGTTCTGGTTGAGGACGGCACATCATTTGGCCACGGCGTCCACGTCCGCGTTCCCAACTACATCGCCAGTCTTCATGCCCAGAGCTGCTACAAGTTCAACAGGGCACAGGCAGCCGACTGCGCAGCGCCCATCTACGTGGACGATACGTTCACGAACATCGGCGTCACGTCAGCAGGCTCCTACAACCCGATGTACTACTGGATAGTAGGGCTTCCTACCTTGTTCATGTCCGGCGCACCCGCAATCTACGGCATGCGCCTGGTCAGCGCGCTCTTGTGCGCTGTGTTCTTCGCCGCTGGGTTCACTGCCTTGACGGAGCTGAGGCGGCCAAAGTACGCCGTCCTTGTCGCAGCCCTTGCCATGACGCCCATGGTCCTGTTCCTCGGCGGAGGAATCAACCCCAACTCATTGGAGATTGCGGCCACGATGGCTGCCTTCTCAGGTTTCGTCGTCGTTCTGGACAACCGAAGGGGCACAAGGCGCGTGTTGCCCGCCCTGGCCACCGTCGCGGCCGCGACGGTGGTGCTGGCCAATGCGCGGCAAATATCGCTGGTGTGGCTGCTGTGCGCCCTCGTCGTAGGGGTTTGCTCCTTCCGTCTCCGCAGGGTCGTGACCGTCTTCAGGGACCGGCGGGTCCTCACGGCGGTAGCACTGGCCGTTCCAGGGGCCCTGCTGGGACTGCTGTGGATGTACATCGCAGCGAACGGCCCGGCCAACGTCGGCGTTGCTCCTGAGGGCATTGCCAGTCCGCACCCCGACGCCCCCCTCTACAGGGGCTTCATGATCATGCTTGACCAGACCTACGACTTCTTCCCGCAATACATTGGGACCATGGGCTGGCTGGACACGCCGGTCCCCGAGCTGGTTGCCCTTGTCTGGGGCGGCCTCATGATTGCAGGCCTGGTGGTCCCCTTCTGCGTCCGCCCGCTGCGGAACTGGACAGGTTACTGGGTGGCGCTCGCCATGCTGTACCTGGTCCCCGCGCTCCTGCAAACCGCGTTGTGGCGCGGGATGGGATTCATCTGGCAGGGCCGCTACACGCTTCCCTTGGTGGTAGTCCTGTTCATCAGTGTCGGACTTGGCCTGCGCAAGCTGCGATTCCCCGGCGGCGCTCTGGCGTTGCGCATTTCCAGGGTCTTCTTTTGGCTCATCGTCGCGTGCCACACGCTCGCCTTTGTCTATGTTCTGCGCCGCTACGTCGTCGGCATCAGCGAGATAGCCAACTGGCAGACGCTGTTTTCGTCACCGCACTGGCAGCCGCCCCTGGGCTGGCTGCCCCTGACCATCCTGTACCTGCTCGTGACAGCGGTCGGAGCCCTGCTCCTCTTCCGGTACCTCCACCCGGGGAGCCCGCTGGTGAAGCGGACCCTGTCCCTGGACAGCGGAGCCCGGTCAAATTCAGGCCCTGAGTCAGGTATAACGGAAGAAATCACCGGTCGGGAGCCTGCGCCGTCCGGTACCGCTGCTGTGGCTGAAGCGCAGATGAGCTCCGGCGAGAGCCTGCGGCCGGGAAAATAA
- a CDS encoding DUF6541 family protein, which yields MNWLTILPASAAAILLLYVPGAAIASCLKFRLGGILGIAPLLSTAAAGFAGVLGGLLHVPWSILPYLLVSAVLAAGALVLTRGVPWRLTTPHWRKYLPFAALALATLPMTWRFIQLVGSPAHPSQVFDNVFHLNAIRFILDSGNASSLTLASIQGVQGLDAVYPAAWHSFAALLVQLASVDIPTAENVLNLVIVVLLWPASCLFLVAKTISRRPAALIIAAVIAGTQVAFPFLMIVWGPLFPYAMALSMMPVVIVELAALVRIGRTRTEPLLSWAAALVLSLAGLAFAHTSSINITVALGLPILAILWWRIMPRREMLRVNPAGAWLFLAGTVGVLAVAAVLWLKLRPAPYDNWGPTVKPGAAVGEILTASTMQSAIPAVVVSILSVYGLLTTFKVRKWRWMAACYAVLGGLYIVAASFPKGSIRDILIGTWYQDTYRLAALLPLLVTPLAVIGGLRLWDSTRSSRPGTRTWQVWEASIDRTGASGKTVLSTAAVVVFALLASFAGPLSHYINGASSVYRFDAQSELLTPDELALIQRLPSRVPSDAVIADNPWNGSSLAYAYTGRRVLTTHLFTTDDPDTELINQKLGEAADNPAVCAALRNKNVQYVLDFGARYLIDLPGSEKYPALTNLAPGNGLTLVDSQGQDARLYRISGCE from the coding sequence GTGAACTGGCTGACCATCCTTCCGGCGTCGGCAGCGGCAATTCTGCTCCTTTATGTTCCCGGCGCCGCCATCGCATCCTGCCTCAAGTTCCGGTTGGGCGGGATCCTTGGCATCGCCCCCCTGCTCTCAACAGCAGCCGCCGGATTTGCCGGAGTCCTCGGCGGCCTGCTCCACGTGCCCTGGAGCATCCTGCCTTATCTCCTCGTCAGCGCGGTTCTCGCCGCCGGAGCATTGGTCCTGACCCGTGGCGTCCCTTGGCGACTGACAACCCCCCACTGGCGGAAGTACTTGCCCTTCGCTGCACTTGCCCTCGCGACGTTGCCCATGACGTGGCGGTTTATCCAACTGGTGGGATCTCCGGCCCACCCGTCGCAAGTCTTCGATAACGTCTTTCACCTCAATGCCATCCGCTTCATCCTCGACAGTGGAAACGCCTCGTCACTGACTCTGGCGTCGATACAGGGCGTGCAGGGCCTTGACGCGGTCTATCCCGCGGCGTGGCATTCTTTTGCTGCCCTCCTTGTGCAGCTTGCTTCAGTGGATATTCCTACTGCTGAGAACGTTCTGAACCTGGTCATTGTCGTGCTCCTCTGGCCTGCCTCCTGTCTGTTCCTCGTCGCCAAGACCATCTCGCGCAGGCCGGCGGCCCTCATCATCGCTGCAGTGATCGCCGGCACACAAGTTGCCTTCCCCTTCCTCATGATTGTCTGGGGCCCTTTGTTCCCCTACGCCATGGCCCTCAGCATGATGCCGGTTGTGATTGTCGAACTCGCAGCGCTGGTCCGCATCGGGCGGACGCGGACGGAACCACTTCTCAGCTGGGCAGCGGCGCTGGTGTTATCGCTGGCAGGTCTCGCATTTGCCCACACGAGTTCCATCAACATCACGGTGGCCCTTGGCCTTCCGATCCTCGCCATTTTGTGGTGGCGGATCATGCCGCGCCGGGAGATGCTGCGGGTGAACCCCGCCGGAGCCTGGCTGTTCCTTGCCGGGACCGTCGGGGTCCTCGCGGTTGCCGCGGTCCTGTGGTTGAAGTTGCGCCCTGCCCCCTATGACAACTGGGGACCAACCGTGAAGCCGGGCGCCGCCGTCGGGGAAATACTCACAGCCAGCACGATGCAATCAGCCATACCGGCCGTAGTGGTTTCCATCCTGTCGGTCTACGGTCTCCTCACCACCTTCAAGGTACGGAAGTGGCGCTGGATGGCTGCGTGCTACGCCGTACTCGGAGGGCTCTATATCGTTGCGGCGTCGTTCCCGAAAGGCAGCATCCGGGACATCCTGATCGGCACCTGGTACCAGGACACCTACCGCCTCGCGGCCCTCCTGCCGCTTCTTGTGACCCCGCTTGCCGTCATCGGAGGTCTGCGTCTGTGGGATTCAACCCGTTCCTCCCGCCCAGGCACGCGGACGTGGCAGGTATGGGAAGCTTCCATCGACCGGACAGGCGCGAGCGGGAAAACAGTACTGTCCACAGCAGCTGTGGTGGTTTTCGCCCTCCTGGCTTCGTTCGCAGGCCCGCTGAGCCACTACATCAACGGCGCCTCGTCCGTTTACCGCTTCGACGCACAATCGGAGCTCCTGACACCGGATGAGCTTGCTTTAATACAGCGGCTCCCGTCCCGCGTCCCTTCCGATGCAGTCATAGCTGACAATCCGTGGAACGGGAGTTCACTCGCATATGCCTACACCGGCCGCCGCGTCCTGACAACTCACCTGTTTACAACGGACGACCCTGATACGGAACTGATTAATCAAAAGCTCGGAGAGGCCGCGGACAACCCTGCCGTCTGCGCGGCCCTGCGCAATAAAAACGTGCAGTACGTCCTGGATTTTGGGGCCCGTTACCTGATCGACCTGCCAGGGTCCGAAAAATACCCGGCGTTGACCAACCTTGCGCCGGGAAACGGATTAACCCTGGTGGATTCGCAAGGCCAGGACGCACGGCTATACCGGATTTCCGGTTGTGAATGA
- a CDS encoding glycosyltransferase yields MSVSPGWATLQRVIFPPESGVDTMSLYADPGPATGIRFRESDESARNPKRAEDKLQLVGSSQREVHFDDLLSRFSIRVRSGEQISLGTYFNAFPASYWRRWTHLREVRLVVETSGHGSITVYKSNARGTIQRVDGTRVDGESRTEFNLSIKPFGDGGWYWFDLASSRGDLILGEARWEGAPAERPLETATIQITTMNKPDFCLANVRALAEHPEALEVAREVLIVDQGTVKVADQPGFAEVAASIGPKLRVIDQANLGGSGGFARGMYEAVENGSDYVLLLDDDVVMEPESILRMMAFSGRCRKPTIVGGHMFDLYSRSTLYSMGETIDSRRFSPSQPHQDMQMRHDFSVANLRQTPWLHRRVDVDYNGWWMCLIPTSVIRDIGLPLPLFIKWDDSEYGLRARAAGYRTVSLPGAALWHISWIDKDDLVGWQAYFHNRNRLITALLHSPQPKGGSVLRESFQEDVKHLVSLQYFTVQNRLTARSDLLTGPSHLHPSLATKLASINKLRDSFPDAQLREDIDDFPAPSLGAGLSGRGESQMPAKKDMVKWGLTTVARQLLKQPSADSLERPQGYLAHVDNRWFRTAQFDSVVVSNAEGTAASWYKRDPKKLKAMLGQSAVQHAALYKNWDALAAEYRAALADLVSMEAWRKTFHGNG; encoded by the coding sequence ATGAGCGTTTCGCCGGGCTGGGCGACACTCCAGCGGGTGATATTCCCGCCGGAATCCGGAGTCGACACCATGTCGCTCTATGCGGACCCCGGCCCGGCAACAGGGATACGTTTCCGGGAAAGCGATGAGTCGGCCCGGAATCCCAAAAGGGCAGAGGACAAGCTGCAACTCGTGGGATCAAGCCAGCGGGAGGTGCACTTCGACGACCTGCTGTCCCGGTTCTCCATCCGCGTGCGCTCAGGGGAGCAAATCTCGCTGGGAACGTATTTCAACGCGTTTCCCGCCAGCTACTGGCGGAGGTGGACACACCTGCGCGAGGTTCGCCTGGTGGTCGAGACGTCCGGCCACGGGTCCATCACCGTCTACAAATCAAACGCGCGCGGCACCATTCAACGCGTGGATGGCACACGGGTCGACGGCGAATCGCGAACAGAATTCAATCTTTCCATCAAACCCTTTGGTGATGGTGGGTGGTATTGGTTCGATCTGGCCTCAAGCCGGGGCGACCTTATCCTGGGTGAGGCCCGCTGGGAGGGGGCGCCCGCAGAACGACCCCTTGAAACGGCGACAATTCAGATCACCACAATGAACAAGCCGGACTTCTGCCTCGCCAACGTCCGTGCCCTGGCGGAACACCCGGAAGCGCTTGAGGTTGCCCGGGAAGTACTGATCGTTGACCAGGGCACCGTCAAGGTGGCTGACCAACCCGGCTTCGCTGAAGTTGCAGCCAGCATCGGCCCCAAGCTTCGAGTGATCGACCAGGCGAACCTGGGTGGTTCGGGAGGGTTCGCCCGCGGAATGTATGAAGCTGTTGAAAACGGCAGCGACTACGTTCTGCTCCTTGACGATGATGTTGTGATGGAACCGGAAAGCATCCTGCGCATGATGGCGTTCTCCGGCCGCTGCCGGAAGCCCACCATTGTCGGCGGCCACATGTTCGACCTGTACAGTCGCAGCACGCTGTATTCAATGGGCGAAACGATTGATTCCCGGCGGTTTTCACCCAGCCAGCCGCACCAGGACATGCAGATGCGGCACGACTTCAGTGTGGCGAACCTCCGGCAGACGCCGTGGCTGCACAGGCGCGTCGACGTCGACTACAACGGCTGGTGGATGTGCCTGATACCCACTTCCGTCATACGCGATATTGGTCTTCCGCTGCCGTTGTTCATCAAATGGGACGACTCGGAATACGGGCTGCGTGCCCGGGCCGCCGGCTACCGGACCGTATCCTTGCCCGGCGCGGCGCTCTGGCACATCTCATGGATTGATAAAGACGACCTGGTTGGCTGGCAGGCATATTTCCACAATCGGAACCGCCTGATAACCGCCCTCCTTCACAGCCCCCAACCGAAGGGCGGCTCCGTGTTGCGGGAATCTTTTCAAGAAGACGTAAAGCACCTCGTCTCGCTCCAGTACTTCACGGTGCAGAACCGGCTGACGGCGAGGTCGGACCTGCTGACCGGCCCCTCCCATCTGCATCCGTCCCTCGCCACCAAGCTGGCCAGCATCAACAAGCTGCGGGACTCCTTCCCCGATGCACAGCTGCGTGAAGACATAGACGATTTTCCGGCCCCTTCACTTGGGGCAGGACTTTCGGGCCGGGGAGAGAGCCAGATGCCTGCGAAGAAGGACATGGTCAAGTGGGGCCTGACGACAGTGGCCCGGCAGTTGCTCAAGCAGCCTTCCGCGGACTCGCTTGAACGCCCGCAGGGTTACCTTGCCCACGTCGACAACAGATGGTTCCGTACAGCGCAGTTTGATTCCGTCGTAGTATCCAACGCCGAGGGAACAGCCGCCTCCTGGTACAAACGTGACCCAAAAAAGCTGAAAGCCATGCTGGGCCAGTCCGCTGTTCAGCACGCGGCGCTCTATAAGAACTGGGACGCGCTTGCAGCTGAATACCGCGCAGCGCTTGCGGACCTGGTATCGATGGAGGCGTGGCGGAAAACCTTCCACGGGAACGGGTAG
- a CDS encoding substrate-binding domain-containing protein produces the protein MPPGTIEGALTGIGSNAGQGAVSAWGLAWGSTVKGTYVSYSPDGSAAGLKAFQDGQAQFAVGSAPLAETEASAVRGMCTSEGAMSIAAGVLPVGVAVKLKGVNDLILDAKTLAQILQGAITRWNDPKIAALNPETALPDVAITVLVQEGPSDTVRPVNSYLRDAGTDWNAPAEDRWPGSVKGQVQSPPLDLANKLDDTNGGLSILDGSIIGNRFVAAQLVFDGKPRRLQASSVVDAVSTGNVTASSTAVTQALDGRSGYGLGTVIYLYMCREYTDENMGRLARSFGESALSEEAQKNANAFAFVMSPSKRAVNEGRALVNAIGDGQ, from the coding sequence ATGCCTCCGGGGACAATCGAGGGTGCCCTGACCGGAATTGGGAGCAATGCAGGCCAGGGAGCTGTCAGTGCGTGGGGCCTCGCGTGGGGAAGCACGGTGAAGGGAACCTACGTCAGCTACTCCCCCGACGGGTCTGCGGCAGGGCTTAAAGCATTCCAGGACGGGCAGGCCCAGTTCGCTGTTGGTTCCGCCCCGCTCGCGGAAACCGAGGCTTCCGCAGTCCGGGGAATGTGCACATCCGAGGGTGCCATGTCCATAGCTGCCGGTGTGCTGCCCGTGGGTGTGGCCGTCAAGCTCAAGGGTGTCAACGATCTCATCCTGGATGCGAAAACCCTTGCGCAGATCCTTCAGGGGGCCATCACGCGCTGGAATGACCCTAAAATAGCGGCACTGAATCCGGAGACCGCCCTCCCCGACGTGGCTATCACCGTTCTCGTACAGGAGGGGCCCTCGGATACTGTCCGCCCGGTTAATTCCTACCTCAGGGACGCGGGAACCGACTGGAACGCCCCCGCCGAGGACCGATGGCCGGGCAGTGTAAAGGGTCAAGTCCAGTCTCCCCCCCTGGATCTCGCGAACAAGCTGGACGACACCAACGGAGGCCTGTCGATCCTTGATGGAAGCATCATCGGGAACAGGTTCGTCGCTGCCCAGCTTGTCTTCGATGGCAAGCCCCGGCGGCTCCAGGCATCCTCAGTGGTCGACGCCGTGTCCACCGGCAACGTTACCGCGTCATCAACCGCAGTCACCCAGGCACTCGATGGGCGCTCGGGTTATGGCCTGGGCACCGTTATCTACCTGTACATGTGCCGGGAGTATACCGACGAAAATATGGGCCGGCTGGCCCGCTCGTTCGGTGAAAGCGCACTCAGCGAAGAAGCACAAAAGAACGCGAACGCATTCGCCTTCGTCATGTCGCCAAGCAAAAGGGCGGTGAACGAAGGGCGCGCCCTCGTCAATGCAATTGGAGACGGACAGTGA